A stretch of Malus sylvestris chromosome 11, drMalSylv7.2, whole genome shotgun sequence DNA encodes these proteins:
- the LOC126589394 gene encoding uncharacterized protein LOC126589394, translating into MSRFLAYGNVRRGVRSFLQDQRTGYVEVASNKVYHSVEAPYTVCRLFPRYMHCLRGQSPFMLHKARDKLLRSSGSRNLYTLSSRTRVSHHAQFAWKKLSQLCSYRGPTLPPIGQIARAVSLSLTRSNLVAPGVIAFVIGEFARTQRTCAEAEGLPTRDTLYLHAQDGHIYLTSLVFALVECIILFIRAIYLAILFSPCIAMAPFAKSLGRWYRKIWLRVLHLTLEKAGPAFIKWGQWAAARPDLFPRDLCSELSELHTHAPAHSFYFTQKSIEKAFGRRLPEIFEKFDEEPVASGSVAQVHQAVLKYRYPGQQIKPRVVAVKVRHPGVGEAIRRDFVIIHCVAKISRLIPYLKSLRLDESIQQFAVYMMSQVDLSREAAHLSRFIYNFRRWKDVSFPRPLYPLVHPSVLVETYEQGQSVMHYVDELEGNEPIKNALAHIGSHALLKMLLVDNFIHADMHPGNILVRVSRCKLPSKQLCRLRPHVVFLDVGMTAELSKRDQLNLVEFFKAVALKDGRTVAERTLRLSGQQDCPNPRAFIEEVEKSFKIWYSPEGDIIHAADCMHQLLEQVQRHKVRIDGNVCTVMVTTLVLEGWQRKLDPEYDVMQTLQTLLFKADWAESLIYTLEGLMAP; encoded by the exons ATGTCCAG ATTTTTGGCCTATGGAAATGTAAGGAGGGGTGTAAGATCCTTTCTTCAAGATCAGCGAACTGGATACGTAGAAGTTGCAAGTAACAAGGTGTATCACTCAGTTGAAGCTCCTTACACCGTATGCAGGTTGTTTCCGAGGTATATGCATTGTTTAAGAGGGCAGTCCCCGTTTATGTTACATAAAGCAAGAGATAAGTTGTTAAGGAGCAGTGGTTCTAGGAACTTATATACCCTATCGTCAAGAACCAGAGTTTCTCACCATGCTCAATTTGCTTGGAAAAAGCTTTCTCAGTTATGTTCCTATAGGGGCCCAACTTTACCGCCAATTGGTCAAATTGCACGTGCGGTGAGCTTGTCTTTGACACGCTCAAATTTAGTAGCTCCTGGTGTTATTGCCTTTGTAATTGGAGAGTTTGCTCGGACACAGAGAACATGTGCAGAAGCAGAAGGCCTCCCAACAAGAGACACTCTTTATCTTCATGCCCAAGATGGACATATTTATTTAACCTCACTTGTGTTTGCACTTGTGGAGTGTATTATCTTGTTTATCAGAGCAATTTATCTAGCAATTTTGTTCTCACCCTGTATAGCTATGGCACCTTTTGCAAAGTCCCTTGGCCGATGGTATAGGAAAATATGGCTTCGTGTACTCCATCTTACCCTGGAAAAGGCTGGCCCGGCATTCATAAAATGGGGTCAATGGGCTGCTGCAAGACCAGATCTCTTCCCAAGAGATTTGTGCAGTGAACTTTCAGAACTTCACACACATGCTCCAGCGCATAGTTTTTACTTCACCCAAAAAAGTATTGAGAAGGCGTTTGGTCGAAGGCTGCctgaaatttttgaaaaatttgaTGAGGAACCTGTGGCATCAGGAAGTGTTGCTCAAGTCCATCAAGCTGTACTCAAATACAGATACCCGGGTCAGCAGATCAAGCCCAGGGTTGTCGCTGTCAAGGTTAGACATCCTGGTGTTGGTGAGGCAATTAGGAGGGACTTCGTGATTATTCATTGTGTAGCCAAAATTTCAAGGTTAATCCCTTATTTGAAGTCGTTGAGATTGGATGAAAGCATTCAGCAATTTGCCGTTTACATGATGTCACAAGTTGATCTGTCAAGGGAAGCTGCACATTTGAGTCGTTTTATCTATAATTTCCGAAGATGGAAGGATGTCTCATTTCCGAGGCCTCTATATCCCCTGGTGCACCCATCCGTTTTAGTGGAAACTTATGAACAGGGCCAAAGTGTTATGCACTATGTTGATGAGCTGGAAGGAAATGAACCAATTAAAAATGCCCTTGCTCACATCGGGTCCCATGCTCTGTTGAAGATGCTTCTG GTTGATAATTTTATCCATGCTGACATGCATCCTGGGAATATTCTTGTCAGAGTATCCCGTTGCAAGTTACCAAGTAAACAACTATGTAGATTGAGGCCTCATGTTGTTTTCCTTGATGTGGGCATGACTGCCGAACTTTCTAAGAGAGATCAACTGAATTTAGTCGAATTCTTCAAAGCTGTAGCCCTTAAAGATGGTCGAACTGTTGCAGAGCGCACTCTGAGATTATCTGGACAGCAAGACTGCCCAAATCCAAGGGCTTTCATTGAG GAAGTagaaaaatcttttaaaatctgGTACTCCCCAGAAGGAGACATCATCCATGCTGCTGACTGCATGCATCAATTGCTTGAGCAAGTTCAGCGGCATAAAGTTCGAATTGATGGCAATGTTTGCACGGTGATGGTGACCACTTTGGTTCTTGAG GGGTGGCAGCGGAAGCTTGATCCAGAATACGATGTGATGCAAACATTACAGACATTGCTCTTTAAGGCTGACTGGGCAGAGTCCCTCATTTACACCCTTGAAGGACTCATGGCCCCGTAA
- the LOC126588195 gene encoding diacylglycerol kinase 1-like has translation MEFLNRVSGSSRNRLASHIHSFLAKSWDMMMGNTKTEDKLRDFYIPNYILVSGADMPKVRIVPSCPVIVFVNAKSGGQLGGELLLTYRSLLNENQVIDLGEKAPDKVLHKLYVTLETLKSGGDVLAAEIEKRLRIIVAGGDGTAGWLLSVVSDLKLPSPPPIAPVPLGTGNNLHFAFGWGKKNPGTDRQSVQYFLNQVKIAKEMQIDSWHIIMRMKSPTDDSCDPIAPLELPHSLHAFHRVSQNDTLNMEGYQTFRGGFWNYFSMGMDAQISYDFHAQRKLHAEKFRNQLVNQGTYLKLGCTQGWFCASLSHPASRNVAQQIKLRIMKRQGQWEDVLIPRSIRSIVCLNLPSFSGGLDPWGKPNRKKMQYRDLTPPYVDDGLIEIVGFRDAWHGLVLLTSKGHGTRIAQANRVRFEFCKGAADHTFMRIDGEPWKQPLPADDDTVVVEISHFGQVSMLATPLNRSQSIHEPLSPAGSHDEDDDSIDEEYADAEEMEERRKFGASETFKFPDGADIA, from the exons ATGGAGTTTCTGAACCGGGTTTCTGGCAGTTCTAGGAATCGCTTGGCTTCCCACATTCATAGTTTTCTTGCTAAGAG TTGGGATATGATGATGGGTAATACGAAAACTGAGGATAAGTTGAGGGACTTTTACATTCCTAATTACATACTTGTGAGTGGAGCCGATATGCCAAAAGTTCGAATTGTGCCTTCGTGTCCGGTCATTGTGTTTGTTAATGCCAAAAGTGGTGGTCAGCTTGGAGGTGAACTTCTTCTTACGTATCGTTCCCTTCTCAATGAAAACCAG GTTATTGACTTGGGAGAAAAGGCTCCTGACAAGGTGCTACACAAGCTTTATGTAACTTTAGAAACTCTCAAGAGCGGTGGAGATGTTTTGGCTGCTGAAATCGAGAAGAGGTTAAGAATAATC GTTGCAGGTGGAGATGGTACAGCAGGCTGGCTCCTCAGTGTAGTTTCTGATCTTAAACTACCTAGCCCACCTCCGATTGCCCCAGTCCCGTTAGGAACTGGAAACAACCTCCACTTCGCATTCGGTTGG GGGAAGAAAAATCCTGGCACAGACCGTCAGTCTGTGCAGTATTTCTTGAATCAAGTGAAGATTGCGAAGGAAATGCAAATTGACAG CTGGCACATAATAATGAGAATGAAGTCTCCAACGGATGATTCTTGTGACCCTATTGCGCCTCTTGAACTACCCCATTCTTTACATGCATTTCATCGGGTCTCCCAAAATGATACACTCAATATG GAGGGTTACCAGACTTTTCGCGGGGGCTTTTGGAACTATTTTAGCATGG GAATGGATGCTCAAATATCATATGATTTTCACGCACAGAGGAAGTTGCATGCTGAAAAGTTTAGAAACCAGTTAGTTAATCAA GGTACTTACTTGAAGCTTGGATGTACACAAGGATGGTTTTGTGCTTCTCTTTCGCATCCAGCTTCACG GAACGTAGCACAGCAGATAAAGCTTAGGATCATGAAAAGACAAGGTCAATGGGAGGATGTCCTCATACCTCGCAG CATCAGGTCTATTGTTTGCCTCAACTTACCCAGTTTTTCTGGTGGTCTTGATCCATGGGGGAAACCAAATAGGAAGAAAATGCAATAT CGGGATTTAACTCCTCCATATGTGGATGATGGCCTCATTGAAATTGTTGGTTttagagatgcctggcatggtCTTGTGTTACTTACTTCTAAGGGACACGGGACTCGTATTGCACAA GCAAACAGAGTACGTTTCGAGTTTTGCAAGGGTGCAGCTGACCATACATTCATGAGAATTGATGGGGAGCCATGGAAACAGCCTCTTCCAGCTGATGATGACACAGTGGTTGTAGAAATTTCTCACTTTGGCCAAGTGAGCATGCTTGCCACACCACTAAATCGTTCCCAAAGCATACATGAACCACTGTCACCAGCGGGCTCCCACGATGAGGATGATGATAGTATTGACGAAGAATATGCAGATGCAGAAGAAATGGAAGAGAGGAGGAAGTTTGGTGCATCTGAGACGTTTAAATTTCCTGACGGGGCTGACATAGCTTGA